In a genomic window of Candidatus Tumulicola sp.:
- the hpnH gene encoding adenosyl-hopene transferase HpnH — translation MPWQQSVAVAKYIATKKIKGEKRYPLVLELEPLLQCNLACAGCGKIQHPDDILRRRLSVEECIAAVEECGAPMISIAGGEPLVHDQMPQIVEELVKRKKFVFLCTNALLLKKKIDKFKPSTYFAWMIHIDGTRERHDESVCRDGVFDKAVEAIKEAKARGFRVYTNTTFFDKDGPESVRAVLDYLNDDLKVDMMQISPAYAYEKAPDQGNFLGVTRTHEVFKEAFAGGKRKKWRLNHSPLYLDFLEGKVDFECTPWGIPCYTVFGWQRPCYLMSKEGYAKTYQELLDETDWSKYGRGKHESCNNCMAHCGYEPTAVIRTTGSLRESLRAAVGT, via the coding sequence ATGCCGTGGCAACAATCCGTTGCAGTCGCGAAGTATATCGCGACAAAAAAGATCAAAGGCGAGAAGCGCTATCCGCTCGTTCTCGAGCTCGAGCCGCTGCTGCAATGCAATCTGGCCTGCGCCGGCTGCGGAAAGATCCAGCACCCCGACGACATTCTGCGTCGCCGGCTGAGCGTCGAGGAGTGCATTGCCGCGGTCGAAGAGTGCGGCGCACCGATGATCTCGATCGCCGGCGGCGAGCCGTTGGTCCACGATCAAATGCCGCAGATCGTCGAAGAGCTGGTAAAGCGCAAGAAATTCGTGTTCTTGTGCACCAACGCGTTGCTGCTCAAAAAGAAGATCGATAAGTTCAAGCCGTCCACCTATTTCGCATGGATGATCCACATCGACGGCACGCGCGAACGCCACGACGAGTCGGTGTGCCGGGACGGTGTGTTCGACAAAGCCGTCGAGGCCATCAAAGAAGCTAAGGCGCGCGGCTTTCGCGTGTACACCAACACGACGTTCTTCGACAAGGACGGTCCGGAGTCGGTCCGTGCGGTGCTCGACTATCTCAACGACGATCTGAAGGTCGACATGATGCAAATTTCCCCGGCGTACGCCTACGAGAAGGCGCCGGATCAAGGGAATTTCTTGGGCGTGACGCGGACGCACGAAGTGTTCAAGGAAGCCTTCGCGGGCGGCAAGCGTAAGAAGTGGCGCCTCAACCACAGCCCCTTGTACCTCGACTTTCTCGAAGGCAAGGTCGACTTCGAGTGCACGCCTTGGGGCATTCCGTGCTACACGGTCTTCGGATGGCAGCGCCCGTGCTATTTGATGAGCAAAGAAGGCTACGCCAAGACCTACCAAGAGCTTCTCGACGAAACCGACTGGTCCAAATACGGCCGTGGCAAGCACGAATCGTGCAATAATTGCATGGCGCACTGCGGCTACGAGCCGACCGCCGTGATCCGCACGACGGGATCCCTGCGCGAATCGCTCCGCGCGGCCGTTGGCACCTGA
- the shc gene encoding squalene--hopene cyclase, with amino-acid sequence MNGSRSALDKAVGWLLERQSPEGWWSGELETNVTMTAEQVLLYRFLGISVNGIAQRAVVHLLDHQRSDGSWALYYDGPADVSTTIEAYIALKVLGVDVARPEMTKALATILRLGGVTNARVFTKIWLALFGKYPWEGVPSLPPELVYFPPWMPFNLYDFACWARGTVAPLTIVVSMRPVRELGVDISEIVVPGSEPELHKVRGSGWMMAVEKLLKWYERLPWQPLRAHAQRAVAKWIVERQEADGSWGGIQPPWVYSLIALSVMGYPMEDESMRRGLAGCERFVIDDERGWRFQACMSPVWDTAWAARALVWAGLDAQHPAVRRAVEWMLAEQIPNDAAGDWRVHCDETRGNGWAFEFDNDAYPDVDDTTIVVLALLEGGEPSAVADAVDRARIWTLAMRSRNGAWAAFDRDNTREMLYHMPFSDFGAMIDPPTEDVTAHVLEMLAAMQYAPDDAYVAGALEYLRREQKPDGSWFGRWGVNYIYGTWCVISALVAIGQGRDMIERAVEWLLQVQNPDGGWGESCHSYADPSFAGVGASTPSQTGWAVNALQIAGYAQHNAVGRGLAYLCERQRADGSWDEREATGTGFPRDFYINYHLYRHLFPTIALAFADRQTRTQALLEPMASGQASTP; translated from the coding sequence ATGAACGGTTCGCGAAGCGCGCTCGACAAAGCCGTCGGATGGTTGCTGGAACGTCAGTCGCCCGAAGGCTGGTGGTCGGGCGAATTAGAGACCAACGTGACGATGACGGCCGAACAGGTCTTGTTGTATCGCTTTCTCGGCATCTCGGTCAACGGAATCGCGCAGCGCGCGGTCGTGCATTTGCTCGACCATCAGCGTTCCGACGGTTCGTGGGCGCTGTATTACGACGGGCCGGCGGACGTGAGTACGACGATCGAAGCCTACATCGCGCTCAAAGTGCTGGGCGTCGACGTCGCTCGACCCGAAATGACCAAGGCGCTCGCCACGATCTTGCGTCTCGGCGGTGTCACCAACGCGCGCGTTTTCACGAAAATCTGGCTGGCACTGTTCGGTAAATATCCGTGGGAGGGCGTACCGTCGCTGCCCCCCGAGTTGGTCTATTTTCCGCCGTGGATGCCGTTCAATTTATACGATTTTGCGTGCTGGGCGCGTGGGACCGTGGCACCGCTGACCATCGTGGTATCGATGCGACCGGTGCGCGAGCTGGGCGTAGACATCTCCGAAATCGTTGTCCCCGGCAGCGAACCGGAACTGCACAAGGTACGCGGCTCGGGCTGGATGATGGCCGTAGAAAAGCTTCTCAAGTGGTACGAACGCCTCCCTTGGCAACCCTTGCGCGCGCACGCGCAACGCGCGGTCGCGAAGTGGATCGTCGAACGCCAAGAAGCCGATGGCAGTTGGGGCGGCATTCAGCCTCCGTGGGTGTACTCGTTGATCGCGTTGTCCGTCATGGGATATCCGATGGAGGACGAATCGATGCGGCGCGGACTGGCGGGGTGCGAACGCTTCGTGATCGACGACGAACGCGGCTGGCGATTTCAAGCCTGCATGTCGCCCGTGTGGGATACGGCGTGGGCCGCGCGCGCGCTAGTGTGGGCCGGACTCGACGCGCAGCATCCGGCCGTGCGACGCGCCGTCGAGTGGATGCTGGCCGAACAAATTCCGAACGACGCGGCCGGAGATTGGCGCGTTCACTGCGATGAAACGCGTGGCAACGGCTGGGCGTTCGAGTTCGACAACGACGCATATCCCGATGTCGACGACACGACCATCGTGGTGCTGGCGTTGCTCGAAGGCGGCGAGCCTTCGGCGGTTGCCGATGCAGTCGATCGCGCGCGCATTTGGACGCTGGCCATGCGCTCGCGCAACGGTGCGTGGGCGGCGTTCGACCGCGACAACACGCGCGAGATGCTCTATCACATGCCGTTTTCGGATTTCGGCGCGATGATCGATCCTCCGACCGAAGACGTCACGGCGCATGTCCTGGAGATGTTGGCTGCGATGCAATACGCGCCGGACGACGCCTACGTCGCGGGCGCCTTGGAGTATTTGCGCCGGGAACAAAAGCCCGATGGCTCGTGGTTCGGCCGATGGGGCGTGAACTACATTTACGGTACGTGGTGCGTCATCTCGGCGTTGGTCGCGATCGGTCAAGGACGCGACATGATCGAGCGGGCGGTCGAGTGGCTCCTGCAGGTGCAAAACCCGGACGGCGGCTGGGGGGAAAGCTGTCATTCCTACGCCGATCCGTCATTTGCCGGCGTTGGCGCCAGTACGCCCTCGCAGACCGGCTGGGCCGTGAATGCACTACAAATTGCTGGATACGCGCAACATAATGCCGTTGGCCGGGGTTTAGCCTACTTGTGCGAACGCCAACGCGCGGACGGTTCGTGGGACGAACGCGAAGCGACCGGAACCGGCTTTCCGCGAGACTTTTACATCAACTATCACCTATACCGGCATCTGTTTCCGACGATCGCATTGGCGTTCGCCGACCGGCAGACCCGGACACAGGCTTTGCTCGAGCCAATGGCCTCTGGGCAGGCCTCGACACCGTAA
- the hpnE gene encoding hydroxysqualene dehydroxylase HpnE produces the protein MAQQRVAVVGAGLAGLAAAMDLADAGVAVEVFERSRLLGGRATSFEVGGREVDNGQHVFLACCTEFVDFVDRAGMRDALHVQERFDAMVLARNGTTGRLRAANVPAPFHLLASFVRYPHLDIAGKLQVARALASALLTRKPASGTFEAWLKSTGQGEGARRGFWDPFFIPALNAPFDRVDNADAMFVLTTAFLRDSSAARFGFSNVPLAHIAASAARRAEAVHTSTAVTRVRTGDAGVELQLLGGETRTFDAAVLAVTPRGLTSMLETPERYGIEGLDAFVPFPIVDIHLWHDGPSIGYDFAAALDSPLQWIFEKAPGYLCCSCSAAEEYLRLPTQRLEALAWDEVRAFLRLPDRVHLIDSAVTRNPEATYLPRPGSKRPVQRTSDPAIAIAGAWTETGWPDTMESAVRSGRIAARAVLDGLSPALVRETAGAPA, from the coding sequence CGGTCTCGCGGGGTTGGCGGCGGCGATGGATTTGGCCGACGCCGGCGTCGCGGTCGAAGTGTTCGAGCGGTCGAGGCTGCTGGGCGGGCGCGCTACGTCGTTCGAAGTCGGTGGACGCGAAGTCGATAACGGTCAGCACGTGTTTTTGGCGTGTTGCACCGAGTTCGTCGATTTCGTCGACCGGGCCGGCATGCGAGACGCACTTCACGTGCAGGAGCGGTTCGACGCGATGGTCTTGGCGCGAAACGGCACCACCGGCCGGCTGCGCGCGGCGAATGTACCGGCTCCGTTCCACTTGCTGGCCTCGTTCGTGCGCTACCCGCATCTCGACATCGCGGGTAAGTTGCAAGTCGCGCGGGCGTTGGCATCCGCGCTCCTAACACGCAAGCCCGCTTCGGGAACGTTCGAGGCATGGCTGAAGTCGACCGGCCAGGGCGAAGGCGCGCGACGCGGTTTTTGGGATCCGTTTTTTATTCCGGCGCTCAACGCTCCGTTCGACCGTGTCGACAACGCCGACGCCATGTTCGTGTTGACGACCGCGTTTTTGCGCGATTCCTCGGCGGCGCGTTTCGGTTTTTCCAACGTTCCGCTCGCCCATATTGCCGCATCGGCGGCGCGACGCGCGGAGGCGGTGCATACGTCGACCGCGGTAACCCGCGTGCGGACGGGTGACGCAGGCGTAGAGTTGCAGTTGCTTGGCGGCGAGACGCGGACGTTCGATGCTGCCGTGCTGGCGGTGACGCCGCGCGGGCTCACCAGCATGCTCGAAACTCCCGAACGATACGGTATCGAAGGACTCGACGCGTTCGTACCGTTCCCGATCGTCGACATCCACCTGTGGCACGACGGTCCCAGCATCGGGTACGATTTTGCGGCCGCGCTCGACTCGCCGCTGCAGTGGATTTTCGAAAAGGCGCCCGGATATCTGTGTTGCAGTTGTAGCGCAGCCGAAGAGTACTTGCGGCTTCCGACGCAACGGCTCGAAGCGCTGGCGTGGGATGAAGTACGCGCGTTCTTGCGGCTTCCCGACCGCGTGCATTTGATCGATTCGGCCGTTACGCGTAATCCCGAGGCGACCTATCTTCCGCGTCCTGGGTCGAAGCGTCCCGTACAACGTACGTCCGATCCCGCCATCGCCATCGCCGGCGCTTGGACCGAAACCGGCTGGCCGGACACGATGGAATCGGCCGTGCGGAGCGGCCGTATCGCGGCGCGCGCCGTTCTCGACGGCCTGTCGCCCGCGTTAGTGCGCGAAACCGCTGGAGCCCCCGCATGA